In Paenarthrobacter nicotinovorans, one DNA window encodes the following:
- a CDS encoding MFS transporter gives MSTSQIPETGGSPAGAAAPVSAYKHPWRVAVIAGLASYVDGAALTVNGIALVIYQQTIGLTADQVGLLTAMVTVGLAIGALVGGRLGDLYGRRKVFIATMAVIMLGSLAPTFSTDFTVLLAGITLLGLGVGADLPVSLATIAEAATEKSRGKMLVFTQVMWIAASLTIVLLTTATGGMGRMSGQILYGLIVVVALIGLTLRLTVPESPLWLQSREERRHGVHTVRADKARIRDLLQPPFRRPFIVLSVFYALVLSASTVLGSFSTYVAVNVAGLAITEVIPYTVLLFPLAFIALFLYMKYVDTHFRIPLFLIGGAVTIAGLMLPVFFGFTLVTILGALMIGSIGQTSCGEPIARVWGNEAFPTMLRSTAQGFVFTFGRLMAAATAAITPAVIAFSPSLIYIASAVAALLGVVIGWIGFRGGRIANEFQHEQETDPEFASASPAA, from the coding sequence ATGTCCACTTCCCAAATCCCGGAAACCGGTGGCTCACCGGCTGGTGCAGCGGCCCCGGTGAGCGCATACAAGCACCCCTGGCGGGTAGCGGTCATCGCCGGCCTGGCTTCGTACGTGGACGGTGCAGCGTTGACCGTCAACGGCATCGCGCTGGTCATCTACCAGCAGACGATCGGCCTGACCGCCGATCAAGTGGGCCTACTTACTGCTATGGTGACAGTGGGGCTGGCCATTGGCGCCTTGGTCGGCGGTCGGTTGGGCGATCTCTACGGTCGCCGCAAGGTCTTTATCGCCACCATGGCGGTCATCATGCTCGGCAGCCTCGCACCGACATTTTCTACGGATTTCACCGTCCTGCTAGCCGGCATCACGTTGCTGGGTCTGGGCGTGGGCGCCGACCTGCCGGTCTCGCTGGCCACGATCGCCGAAGCCGCCACAGAGAAGAGCCGTGGCAAGATGCTCGTCTTCACACAGGTGATGTGGATCGCCGCGTCCCTGACCATTGTACTCCTCACTACCGCGACCGGTGGGATGGGGCGGATGAGCGGCCAAATCCTGTACGGCCTGATCGTCGTCGTGGCCCTCATAGGGCTGACCCTGAGACTAACGGTTCCCGAGTCGCCACTGTGGCTGCAGTCCCGGGAGGAACGCCGCCACGGTGTCCACACGGTTCGGGCAGACAAAGCACGTATCCGTGACCTGCTGCAGCCCCCGTTCCGCCGCCCGTTCATTGTCTTGTCGGTCTTCTACGCGCTGGTACTCTCCGCCAGTACCGTTCTGGGCTCATTTTCCACCTACGTGGCCGTCAACGTCGCGGGCTTGGCAATCACCGAGGTTATTCCTTACACGGTCCTGCTGTTCCCCCTGGCCTTCATCGCATTGTTCCTGTACATGAAATACGTAGACACCCATTTCCGGATCCCCCTGTTCCTGATCGGCGGTGCAGTCACTATCGCCGGCCTGATGCTCCCTGTCTTCTTTGGCTTTACCCTCGTCACCATCCTAGGCGCCCTCATGATTGGCTCCATCGGACAAACCAGCTGCGGTGAACCCATCGCCAGGGTGTGGGGCAACGAAGCATTCCCCACCATGCTGCGCTCCACCGCCCAGGGATTCGTGTTCACCTTCGGCCGGCTGATGGCCGCCGCTACCGCCGCCATCACTCCCGCCGTCATCGCGTTCTCCCCAAGCCTGATCTACATCGCCTCCGCCGTAGCAGCCCTCCTGGGCGTCGTGATCGGATGGATCGGGTTCCGCGGCGGCCGCATCGCCAACGAATTCCAGCACGAGCAGGAAACCGACCCCGAATTCGCCAGCGCCTCCCCAGCGGCCTAG
- a CDS encoding alpha/beta hydrolase — MPVIPALQTLLDSLPATGLGDLTDLPAVRQAGLEGANALAALVAQEPLDVGSVHTAMVPVNGGEIKVRIYQPGTPGPHPIHVFYHGGGWMAGTIEETFVDNVCRERTALAGYVTVAVEYRLAPEFKFPIPLEDSYAALEWVVEHAADYDGDPENVTIGGGSAGGNLSAAIALKARNENGPHITFQVLEVPALDLTLASPSVEQYSGGEYPLPKAEIDLCVEGYLRSPEDARNPYASPLLADDVSGLPPALIISSEFDPLQMDGSRYAQRLQEVGVHAAFRLGEGHVHGSSQFTKLLPEAAAWRDQVIDALKTHAADHRRVTP; from the coding sequence ATGCCCGTTATCCCCGCACTCCAAACCCTCCTTGACAGCCTGCCCGCCACGGGGCTCGGCGACCTGACCGACCTGCCTGCCGTGCGTCAGGCAGGGCTGGAAGGCGCCAACGCCCTCGCCGCGCTCGTCGCACAAGAACCCCTCGACGTAGGCTCGGTACATACCGCGATGGTTCCCGTCAACGGTGGTGAAATCAAGGTCCGCATCTACCAACCCGGCACCCCCGGCCCCCATCCGATCCACGTTTTCTATCACGGCGGCGGATGGATGGCAGGGACCATCGAGGAGACCTTCGTCGACAATGTCTGCCGGGAACGCACTGCCCTTGCCGGGTACGTCACGGTCGCCGTCGAATACCGTCTGGCGCCCGAATTCAAATTCCCCATTCCTTTGGAAGACTCCTACGCTGCCCTGGAGTGGGTCGTTGAGCATGCAGCCGACTACGACGGTGACCCCGAAAACGTCACCATCGGCGGAGGATCGGCTGGTGGAAACCTCTCGGCCGCGATCGCCTTGAAAGCCCGGAACGAAAACGGTCCGCACATCACCTTCCAGGTCCTCGAAGTGCCGGCCCTGGACCTGACACTCGCCAGCCCCAGCGTCGAACAATACAGCGGAGGTGAGTACCCGCTGCCGAAGGCAGAAATCGACCTCTGCGTTGAGGGGTACCTGCGTTCGCCTGAGGACGCGAGAAATCCCTATGCTTCCCCCCTCCTGGCGGACGACGTCTCGGGGCTGCCGCCAGCGTTGATTATCAGTTCCGAGTTTGACCCGCTACAGATGGACGGGTCCCGCTACGCCCAGCGTCTGCAGGAAGTAGGGGTCCACGCGGCCTTCCGCCTCGGGGAAGGTCATGTGCACGGGTCCTCCCAGTTCACCAAGCTGCTCCCGGAAGCCGCTGCCTGGCGCGACCAAGTCATCGACGCACTCAAAACCCATGCCGCTGACCACCGCCGCGTCACCCCGTAA
- a CDS encoding ParB/RepB/Spo0J family partition protein: MNAAPTLEMLDPNTLTVDINVRKDAALTKEFVASIKEHGVLVPVVAHRREDGTVHVLMGQRRTLGAIEAGAPRIPVLVGDTPEEAERLAT; the protein is encoded by the coding sequence ATGAACGCAGCACCCACGCTCGAAATGCTCGACCCCAACACCCTGACCGTGGACATCAACGTCCGCAAAGACGCCGCCCTCACCAAGGAGTTTGTTGCCAGCATCAAGGAACACGGCGTGCTGGTGCCAGTCGTCGCCCACCGGAGAGAGGACGGGACCGTGCACGTGCTGATGGGACAACGCCGCACGCTCGGAGCCATCGAAGCCGGAGCGCCGAGAATTCCCGTGCTCGTCGGTGACACGCCCGAGGAAGCGGAACGGCTGGCCACGTAG
- a CDS encoding ATP-dependent DNA ligase — protein sequence MDESIPRALQPPVAVALAKLVRTFPGPRALPGGLWAEPKWDGYRTVALVEPAGVTLWSRQGKELTRILPDLVSAMEAQVPPGVVLDGEAVIWNGDRLDFEALQRRMVTSKAALPALVQELPASFAAFDVLAVAGQDIRDVPFSGRRKLLEELARDWTAPLNLSPATTDMDLAKDWLKDLSATGVEGLVFKGASQPYEGSRS from the coding sequence ATGGACGAGTCCATCCCGCGGGCACTGCAACCACCGGTGGCTGTTGCCCTTGCGAAACTCGTCAGAACCTTCCCCGGCCCTCGCGCGTTGCCGGGCGGCCTCTGGGCCGAACCCAAGTGGGACGGCTATAGAACCGTCGCCCTCGTGGAACCGGCCGGGGTGACTCTCTGGTCCCGGCAGGGCAAGGAGCTCACACGGATCCTGCCGGATCTGGTGTCAGCTATGGAGGCGCAGGTGCCCCCTGGCGTGGTCCTCGATGGTGAGGCCGTCATATGGAACGGGGACCGGCTGGACTTCGAAGCGTTGCAGCGCCGCATGGTCACCTCCAAGGCGGCGCTGCCGGCCTTGGTCCAGGAGCTCCCGGCGTCCTTCGCGGCCTTTGACGTCCTCGCCGTTGCCGGGCAGGACATCAGGGATGTTCCCTTCTCGGGACGCCGGAAGCTGCTGGAGGAACTGGCCCGGGACTGGACTGCCCCCTTGAACCTCTCCCCCGCCACCACCGACATGGACCTGGCAAAGGACTGGTTGAAGGACCTCTCGGCCACCGGCGTGGAAGGGCTGGTGTTCAAGGGAGCCTCGCAACCGTACGAGGGTTCGCGGTCCTAA
- a CDS encoding single-stranded DNA-binding protein has translation MNPLEAWEANERFRLSGRRQDDLEEFGRTANPGGRIIVPAPEVDPYVYAAIHYSSTDQDLPPWPMDVWDPYADDPDIAAQYQNTELSTEALPGTGSRDDTSRPRTTNQPTTISARGQGTIMAGETTITVIGNLTNDPELRFTPSGSAVANFTIASTPRTFDRQASEWKDGETLFLRASVWREMAENVAGSLTKGTRVIASGRLKSRSYETKEGDNRTVVELEVDEIGPSLRYANARVNRTQRSGNQNTRRTGDGSPGDAGQTASRDDPWAVNSPANAGSRSDGTDTEPPF, from the coding sequence ATGAACCCCTTGGAGGCCTGGGAGGCCAACGAACGGTTCCGGCTCAGCGGCCGCCGCCAGGACGACCTGGAAGAGTTCGGCCGCACCGCCAACCCTGGCGGCCGGATCATCGTCCCCGCCCCGGAGGTTGACCCCTACGTGTACGCGGCCATCCATTACTCGTCCACGGACCAGGATCTGCCGCCGTGGCCCATGGACGTCTGGGACCCCTACGCCGACGACCCGGACATCGCCGCCCAGTACCAGAACACCGAACTCTCCACAGAAGCCCTGCCCGGTACCGGATCCCGGGACGACACCAGCAGGCCCAGGACAACCAACCAGCCCACGACAATCAGCGCACGAGGACAAGGAACCATCATGGCCGGCGAAACCACGATCACCGTCATCGGAAACCTGACCAACGACCCGGAGCTGCGTTTCACGCCCTCGGGATCGGCGGTAGCGAATTTCACCATTGCCTCAACGCCCAGGACTTTTGACCGGCAGGCCAGCGAATGGAAGGACGGGGAGACGTTGTTCCTGCGGGCGAGCGTGTGGCGGGAGATGGCAGAGAACGTCGCCGGGTCCCTGACCAAGGGCACGCGCGTGATCGCTTCGGGCCGGTTGAAATCCCGTTCTTATGAGACCAAGGAAGGCGACAACCGCACCGTCGTCGAGCTCGAAGTCGACGAGATCGGGCCGTCGTTGCGTTACGCGAACGCCAGGGTCAACCGTACCCAGCGCAGCGGCAACCAGAACACGAGAAGGACAGGGGACGGTTCCCCGGGGGACGCCGGTCAAACCGCTTCCCGGGACGATCCGTGGGCCGTGAACTCCCCGGCAAACGCCGGCTCCCGGAGCGACGGCACAGATACGGAACCACCGTTCTAA
- a CDS encoding glycoside hydrolase family protein: MLAPEDRWIWDFWHVQDHGIHHLYYLQAPKSLGDPELRHRNATIGHATSTNLIDWTEHGTVLRPGGQGTVDATATWTGSVVRGDDGLWRMFYTGSAFLSPDSATNVETIAVAVSSDLHHWAKDDTFALAADSAWYEKLGDSSWPEEAWRDPWVYRDETGLWHMLITARANTGEVMERGVVGHATSQDLRAWTARPPLTGPDEGFAHLEVIQRVSINDQTFMIFSAHETVVAAQRCDRAHATGTWAAVWTDRIELEHARNITGPELYSGRVIAHNGLPVLLGFLLEFSGQGFIGGVSDPVDLEGLLLKSGLLSPQRAG, from the coding sequence ATGCTCGCCCCTGAAGACCGGTGGATCTGGGACTTCTGGCACGTCCAGGACCACGGTATCCACCACCTTTACTACCTGCAAGCACCAAAATCACTCGGCGACCCCGAACTCCGCCACCGCAACGCCACCATCGGCCATGCCACCTCGACGAACCTCATCGACTGGACCGAGCACGGCACCGTGCTCCGCCCAGGAGGGCAAGGAACAGTGGACGCGACCGCGACCTGGACTGGCTCCGTCGTCCGCGGGGACGATGGTTTGTGGCGGATGTTCTACACCGGTTCCGCCTTCCTCTCCCCTGACAGCGCGACCAACGTTGAGACGATCGCGGTGGCGGTTTCCTCGGATCTGCACCACTGGGCTAAAGACGACACGTTCGCCCTGGCAGCCGATTCGGCCTGGTACGAAAAGCTCGGTGACTCCAGTTGGCCCGAAGAAGCCTGGCGGGACCCGTGGGTCTACCGCGACGAGACCGGACTTTGGCACATGCTCATCACCGCCCGCGCCAATACCGGCGAAGTTATGGAACGCGGCGTCGTAGGCCACGCCACGTCACAGGATCTACGAGCATGGACCGCTCGCCCGCCGCTGACCGGGCCCGACGAAGGGTTCGCCCACCTAGAGGTCATCCAGCGGGTCAGCATCAACGACCAGACCTTCATGATCTTCTCCGCCCATGAGACCGTTGTCGCCGCCCAGCGTTGCGATCGGGCCCATGCGACCGGCACATGGGCCGCGGTCTGGACCGACCGCATTGAGCTGGAACATGCCCGGAACATCACGGGCCCCGAGCTGTACAGTGGCCGGGTGATCGCACATAACGGTCTGCCGGTACTGCTCGGATTCCTGCTCGAGTTTAGCGGCCAAGGATTTATTGGCGGTGTCAGCGACCCGGTGGACCTCGAAGGTCTCCTGCTAAAGTCCGGACTGCTCTCTCCGCAGAGGGCAGGCTGA
- a CDS encoding glutaredoxin family protein — MTTSLTDYTVYTKPECPNCERTKEYFDSKGITYTAVDVTEVPAALEYITDELGYTQAPVVVNNSDDQDHWSGLRRDKLVQAAMTHTVA; from the coding sequence ATGACTACTTCATTGACCGATTACACGGTTTACACTAAGCCCGAGTGTCCCAATTGTGAGCGCACGAAGGAGTATTTCGACTCCAAGGGCATCACGTACACGGCTGTGGACGTCACCGAGGTGCCGGCGGCTTTGGAGTACATCACCGATGAGCTTGGGTACACGCAGGCCCCGGTCGTGGTGAACAATTCCGATGACCAGGACCACTGGTCGGGCCTCCGCCGGGACAAGCTCGTCCAGGCGGCCATGACCCACACCGTGGCATGA
- a CDS encoding LacI family DNA-binding transcriptional regulator, with the protein MSSTPLTVSDVAREAGVSRATVSYVLNDRRDVRVSEPTRRRVMDTARRLGYVGSPAARALRSGRGDVVLLLVPDWEVSGQLELLLEEVGRLVADYGLVCLRYEGEHWQGSLHKLLSRISCACVVTFDLLNADDVQALESARVPEVSARLLDHPGLPHNTAIGQDAIVAAQVDHLLEQGYTRLAYLATEEPRGRAFTTARVAAFHQICSTRAVTDVISATVPIDPESISETVRAWFELSSEPLGIAAWNDLTALGIIGAAASHQIPVPQKLGVVGGDNSPVAALARPPISSVKFNLPSEAKGIAARIAETLGHNQNDEAVASVAAVEVVARGSTAGPT; encoded by the coding sequence ATGAGTTCCACACCGTTGACCGTGAGCGACGTAGCCCGGGAGGCTGGCGTCTCCCGCGCAACCGTCAGTTATGTCCTTAATGACCGCCGTGACGTACGCGTCAGCGAACCGACGCGTCGGCGTGTGATGGACACAGCCCGCCGGCTGGGCTACGTTGGCTCGCCCGCTGCCCGCGCATTGCGCAGCGGGCGGGGCGATGTGGTACTCCTCCTTGTTCCCGACTGGGAAGTTTCCGGCCAGCTCGAGCTCCTGCTGGAGGAGGTCGGCCGGCTTGTGGCCGATTACGGGCTGGTATGCCTCCGCTACGAAGGTGAGCACTGGCAAGGATCGCTGCACAAACTGCTTTCCCGCATTTCTTGTGCGTGCGTGGTTACCTTCGACCTCCTGAACGCCGACGATGTGCAAGCGCTCGAATCCGCCCGCGTACCGGAAGTATCCGCTCGGCTGCTCGACCACCCCGGACTGCCGCACAACACGGCTATAGGACAAGACGCCATCGTGGCCGCCCAGGTCGACCATCTGCTTGAACAGGGATATACCCGCCTCGCCTACCTTGCCACCGAAGAGCCGCGAGGGAGGGCCTTCACGACAGCACGAGTAGCAGCGTTCCATCAGATCTGCTCAACGCGCGCCGTTACAGACGTAATTTCGGCCACTGTCCCCATAGACCCGGAAAGCATCTCAGAAACCGTCCGAGCATGGTTCGAACTTTCCTCTGAGCCGCTCGGGATCGCCGCGTGGAACGATCTGACGGCCCTGGGCATCATCGGTGCAGCGGCATCCCATCAGATCCCTGTTCCTCAGAAACTAGGCGTCGTAGGGGGCGACAATAGTCCCGTCGCAGCACTCGCACGCCCACCCATCAGCAGCGTCAAGTTCAATCTGCCCTCGGAAGCAAAAGGGATAGCAGCCCGCATCGCCGAAACCTTGGGACACAACCAAAACGACGAGGCCGTCGCGTCCGTCGCGGCGGTGGAAGTCGTTGCCCGGGGTTCGACAGCAGGACCGACCTAG
- the dprA gene encoding DNA-processing protein DprA, producing MNDRTARAALTRLFDPQDQTGRALVGALGAYAALRIVTGDQPVHTFAHITETELAEGLQRWRVRLPDIDPEKDLATMERLGGGFLIPGDEHWPAGLDDLPDAPYGLWYRGDIENGVPAPERAVALTGSRDSTSYGAAVTGEMAHQLAGRGICIVSGLGYGIDAHAHRAALAGFTGEGPATIAVVAGGLDRDYPAGNADLAAAIRARGLIVSEQPPATAPTRYRFLQRGRIIAALAGATCVVEARWRSGALHTAHQAETIARHVAAVPGPVHSANSAGCHRLIQEGGAALVSDATELAELLAS from the coding sequence ATGAACGACCGCACCGCCCGCGCCGCCCTGACCCGACTGTTCGATCCCCAAGACCAGACCGGGCGCGCCCTGGTCGGCGCCCTCGGTGCTTACGCCGCCCTCCGCATCGTCACCGGCGATCAGCCCGTGCACACGTTCGCCCACATCACCGAAACCGAACTGGCAGAGGGGCTGCAGCGCTGGCGGGTCCGGCTGCCCGACATCGACCCCGAGAAGGACCTCGCCACCATGGAGCGCCTGGGTGGCGGGTTCCTCATCCCCGGGGATGAGCACTGGCCGGCAGGGTTGGACGACCTGCCCGATGCCCCGTACGGGCTCTGGTACCGCGGAGACATCGAGAACGGTGTCCCGGCCCCGGAACGGGCGGTCGCGCTGACCGGGTCCCGGGACTCCACCAGCTACGGCGCCGCCGTGACGGGCGAGATGGCCCACCAGCTGGCCGGCCGCGGGATCTGCATCGTCTCCGGTCTCGGCTACGGGATCGACGCGCACGCCCACCGGGCCGCCCTGGCCGGGTTCACCGGTGAGGGACCGGCGACGATCGCCGTTGTCGCCGGTGGCCTTGACCGGGACTACCCGGCCGGGAACGCCGACCTCGCAGCAGCAATCCGCGCCCGCGGGCTGATCGTCTCCGAACAGCCCCCGGCAACCGCACCGACCCGGTACAGGTTCCTCCAGCGCGGCAGGATCATCGCCGCGCTGGCCGGGGCGACCTGTGTTGTGGAGGCCCGCTGGCGATCCGGTGCCCTGCACACCGCCCACCAGGCCGAGACCATCGCCCGCCACGTCGCAGCCGTCCCCGGCCCGGTCCACAGCGCCAACTCCGCCGGCTGCCACCGGCTCATCCAAGAAGGCGGCGCAGCACTGGTATCCGACGCCACCGAACTGGCCGAACTCCTCGCCAGCTAA
- a CDS encoding DUF4192 domain-containing protein — translation MMNELRITSPADILSFIPHTLGFAPKESFVFITMRTNMLGATLRVDAPQETNTAVFARAMADYLTLDGQANGAVLAVYTDQPATNGAPRPFNDHVEAIVETLDAAGIPLKDAWLVTSRHWKNLLCDDLRCCPIQSLEAITDGQLNAEMIYRGSSYKDTPGTTYPPFNGPADTSRKIDNALQMVQSNEPSNSIGLWAEAIACSGRISAETAVQLLACFQYPALRDTLMCTVIEPDRTTADGSGYLLLGEGIRPDWARVDGATDAARELISAAPGTYRAPLLTMIGWLYYLKGQSSVAAEHFTAALEDMPGYRLAELMEELISGGKIAPVAADETTGYKKP, via the coding sequence ATGATGAACGAACTGCGCATCACCAGCCCTGCCGACATCCTCAGCTTCATCCCGCACACCCTCGGTTTTGCGCCCAAAGAATCCTTCGTGTTCATCACCATGCGCACGAACATGCTCGGCGCGACCCTGCGCGTGGACGCCCCACAGGAGACCAACACCGCAGTCTTCGCCCGGGCGATGGCCGACTACCTCACACTGGACGGCCAGGCGAACGGCGCCGTGCTGGCCGTCTACACCGACCAGCCCGCCACCAACGGCGCGCCTCGCCCGTTCAACGACCACGTCGAAGCAATCGTCGAAACCCTCGACGCCGCCGGGATACCGCTGAAGGACGCGTGGCTGGTGACCTCCCGGCACTGGAAGAACCTGCTGTGCGATGACCTGCGGTGCTGCCCCATCCAATCCTTGGAGGCCATCACCGACGGGCAACTGAACGCCGAAATGATCTACCGCGGCAGCAGCTACAAAGACACCCCCGGCACCACCTACCCGCCGTTCAACGGCCCGGCCGACACCAGCCGGAAAATCGACAACGCCCTGCAGATGGTCCAGTCCAACGAGCCGAGCAACAGCATCGGTCTCTGGGCCGAGGCCATTGCCTGCAGCGGACGGATCAGCGCGGAAACGGCCGTGCAGTTGCTGGCCTGCTTCCAGTACCCGGCCCTGCGCGACACCTTAATGTGCACCGTGATCGAACCCGACCGCACCACCGCGGACGGGTCCGGCTACCTCCTGCTGGGTGAGGGCATCCGCCCGGACTGGGCCCGGGTTGACGGGGCCACGGACGCGGCCCGTGAACTGATCAGCGCGGCCCCGGGAACCTACCGGGCGCCCCTGCTGACCATGATCGGATGGCTCTACTACCTCAAAGGCCAGTCCTCCGTCGCCGCCGAACACTTCACCGCCGCACTGGAGGACATGCCCGGGTACCGGCTCGCCGAACTGATGGAAGAACTCATCAGCGGCGGCAAGATCGCCCCCGTCGCAGCCGACGAAACCACCGGCTACAAAAAGCCCTAA
- a CDS encoding alpha/beta fold hydrolase, translated as MPTTPSGIYWESQGPVAAPAVLLIEGYTGQLIGWRDAFCDLLLAQGLRVLRMDNRDVGLSRREDGNYMIADMADDVIDVIADADLGKITIVGQSMGGLIAQHTALGYPNMVTGLVLFYTTPVLDDIDPGILTAEIPRPQHREDAIASFLEGDRATASPAWGYDEAWKRELAGRMFDRAPDRSGLSRQRNAVALLPDLRPRLTELTMPVALIHGRNDALIRARGSLRIAEVVPQAELHLYPGMGHEIAPALWDEFVAIITRIAVC; from the coding sequence ATGCCTACCACTCCCTCCGGTATCTACTGGGAATCCCAGGGACCTGTCGCCGCCCCGGCTGTCCTGCTCATCGAAGGTTATACCGGGCAGCTGATCGGGTGGCGGGATGCCTTCTGCGATCTTCTCCTCGCCCAGGGTTTGCGGGTTCTGCGGATGGACAACCGCGACGTTGGTCTCTCCCGGCGCGAAGACGGGAACTACATGATCGCGGACATGGCTGACGACGTCATCGATGTCATTGCTGACGCGGACCTCGGGAAAATCACGATCGTTGGGCAGTCGATGGGCGGACTCATTGCCCAGCACACAGCGCTCGGATACCCCAACATGGTCACCGGCCTGGTTCTCTTCTATACAACGCCCGTACTCGACGACATCGATCCCGGGATCCTGACCGCGGAGATTCCGCGCCCTCAACACCGGGAGGATGCCATCGCCTCGTTCCTGGAAGGCGACCGTGCCACAGCCTCACCGGCATGGGGTTACGACGAGGCCTGGAAGCGGGAACTGGCAGGCCGCATGTTTGACCGTGCCCCCGACCGCAGCGGCTTATCCCGGCAAAGGAACGCAGTTGCACTGTTGCCTGATCTGCGGCCGAGACTTACTGAACTCACGATGCCGGTCGCACTCATACATGGCCGGAACGACGCCCTCATCCGAGCCCGTGGATCCCTGAGGATCGCCGAAGTCGTCCCCCAAGCTGAACTGCACCTCTACCCAGGTATGGGCCACGAAATCGCACCAGCGCTCTGGGACGAATTCGTCGCCATCATTACCCGCATCGCTGTGTGCTAG
- the mobC gene encoding plasmid mobilization relaxosome protein MobC, whose translation MEDENDRRPNPARRRRANAPAGSKKRRDVWVTVEEEAALIAKAGREKVTVPNLLVSAALSEGTDSPTERRAVIAELMQLHNLLARSSNNINQLARHANATGQVPAEAGEALKHLRSVAMRIDAAIEGLM comes from the coding sequence ATGGAAGACGAGAATGACCGTCGCCCGAACCCTGCCCGTCGTCGCCGGGCGAACGCCCCGGCCGGGTCGAAGAAGCGCCGTGATGTGTGGGTCACGGTGGAGGAGGAAGCGGCCCTGATCGCGAAGGCCGGACGGGAGAAGGTCACGGTCCCGAACCTGCTGGTGTCGGCGGCGTTGTCGGAGGGCACGGATTCGCCGACGGAACGCCGGGCGGTCATTGCCGAGTTGATGCAGTTGCACAACTTGTTGGCGCGTTCGTCGAACAACATCAACCAGCTGGCTCGGCACGCGAACGCCACCGGTCAGGTCCCGGCGGAGGCGGGGGAGGCGTTGAAGCATCTGCGTTCGGTTGCGATGCGCATCGATGCGGCCATTGAGGGGTTGATGTAG